TCGCTCGAACGCTTCTATGACACCGAATGGATGGTTGCAGGCGACAGCAACCGCGTCGGCCTGCGGCTGGATGCAGCATCGGGCGGCGCGGGCGCGAGTGGTGGGGGCGCGGGCGGCGCTCGGCTGCTCGAACGCGCGGTCACACGTGAGCTGCCCAGCGAGCCCATGGTGCCCGGAGCGATCCAGGTGCCGCCTTCCGGGCAGCCGACCGTGCTGCTTGCCGATCACCCGGTGACCGGCGGGTACCCCGTGATCGCTGTCGTTGCGGATGCCTCCCTCGACACCTTCGCGCAACTTCGGCCCGGACAGCGGGTCGAGTTCCGCCACGCACGCTGAGTTGCCGGGGTGCCGGCACTCGGTGGTTGAGTAACGCATGAGCGCAGCGAATACGTGTATCGAGACCTGGCTGTGGGTCTCGATACGGCCGCGGGCGGCCTACTCGACCAGCGTGGTGCCGGTACTCGGTGGTCGAGTAACGCATGAGCGCAGCGAATACGTGTATCGAGACCTGGCTGTGTGCTGCGGATGACCTTTGGTCTCGATACGCCTGCTCGCTGGCGCTCGCGGGCTACTCGACCAGCGGGGTACTGGTGGTCGAGTAACGCATGAGCGCAGCGAATACGTGTATCGAGACCTGGGTGCGGGTCTCGATACGGCCGCGGGCGGCCTACTCGACCAGCGGGGTACTGGTGGGTGGTCGAGTAGCGCATGAGCGCAGCGAATACGTGTATCGAGACCTGGCTGTGTGCTGTGGGTGGCCTTTGGTCTCGATACGCCTGCTCGCTGGCGCTCGCGGGCTACTCGACCAGCGGTGGTGCGGGCGGGCTACTCGACCAGCGGTGCCGCTCAGGCGCCGGGCCTCACCTGGAAGATCGAACGGGCAGGCGGGGGAGAAGGGAGCGCCGTCGCATCCGTCACGAGGGGAGCATCCGCAGTAAACGCCCGAAGCTCAGCGCCGGAGACCGACTTGGCCGGGTGCGGCCCACGCGCCATCAGGCGCGGCAGCCAATCGGTCGGCAACGCAGCGTTCGAGCCGACGAGCACGACGTTTCCGAAACGGCGACCCTTCAGTACCTGCGCCTCCGCCAGTGCGGCGACATTCGCCACGACTGCGCCGAGCGTAGCCGCCTGGCCGCGCGCGAACGCGAGGGGTGGGCCATCCGCAACGTTGACGAGAACGATGCCGTGCGCATTCAGCAGGGCGACAGCATCCCGGTAGAACTCAAGACTGGTCACGTGGGCAGGCGTGCGCGCGCCGCTGAAAATGTCGATCACGAGCAGGTCGACCGTGCCGCGCAAGCCCGGCGGAAACTTGCCGAGCACCTCGCGGGCATCCCCGTGCCGCACCCGGATCTGAGCACCGCGGGGGAAGGGCAGTTCGGCGCGCACCAGGTCAACCAGTTCGCTCTCGAGCTCGACGACTTGCTGGCGTGAGCCGGGCCGGGTCGCGGCGATGTATCGCGGCAGGGTCAGCGCACCTGCGCCCAGGTGCACGGCAGTGATCGGCTCGCCGGGCTCGCCGATCAGGTCGATGACGTGGCCCATCCGCTGGATGTATTCGAAGAACAGATTGCTCGGGTCACTCAGATTGACGTGCGATTGCGGGGTGCCGTCGACGATCAGTTGATAGGCGCCGGGCACAAACCGGTCCGGTTCGATGACAGCGCGGAATCCGCTGTGCTTCAACACGACAGACGGATGCTCAGCCACCCGCCCAGCCTAGCCGCGGCCTCAGCACCGGCTGGGTGTGCATCCGCTGCGAATCTCCACCCGCCTTGCCGACGATCTCCACCCGCGGGCGGTGGGTTGGCGTTGGCTGTCGAACGACGATTGGAATCACGCCGGAATCACGGCGAAGCATCCCTGCGGAGGAATACCATGAGCATCCAACTGGTCGTGAACGGCCTGTTGATCGTCATCTTGATCGGATACATCGCGTTTCGCCAGTTGACCTGGCGCGCGATCGACCCTGCGCGCATGTGGCGGATGCCGGCGATTCTCGCGCTGATCGGGCTGGTCACGATCTCGAGCACGACGAAGGTTCACCTGCTCACCCCGACCGACATCGCGTTCATTCTGATCGACATTGTGATCTCGTTCGGCATTGGCGCGCTGATGGGTGTGATCGCCACGATCCGTCCGATGAGTTCGTCGGCCATCGAGGCATACCGGCAGCAGCAGCTGGCCCGCGACAGTGGTCGCAGCCGCAATCGTCGGCCGATCGGCGTGGTCACGCTCGAGACCCGCACCGGATGGCTCGGCCTCGGCTTGTGGGTCGTCTTCGTCGCCGTACGCATCGGGATCGACACCCTCGCCGGGTACGCCGGATCGGCTTTTGTCGCCTCGACGGGCATGATCCTGATCGCCGTCGCCGCCAACCGTGCTGCCCGGATCGCCGTGATCTCATACAGGGCGGCCCGGGTGTCGGCGGTGGTGGCCTGAATGGGGCTGATCCGCGGCATGATGGGGCCGTGAGCTTCTTCGGCGACGGCATGCTCGGCAGGTGGATCGGCCTGGCTGGGTTCGTCATCGTCTCCGTCTACTTCGGCTACGAGGTCTGGATCGGCTACGACAACGGCCTTGCCGTGCCGCTCAGCGTGATTGCCCTGCTCGGCTGGCTGGTGTTGTTGCTGACGCCACCGGACCTGCGGGGTCTGCGCCTGACGATCACGCTGGTCGCGGTGGCGACCGGTGCGATCTCCGTTGCACCGACCAACGGCCTGATGATCGCGCCGGTGGTCGTGTGCGTCATGACGTCCATGGCCTCCGTGCAGAACCCGCCGTGGATCGGCCCGGTGATAGCACTCGTCGCTGCGGGCCTGATCGCCCTTGGTGCGCTGACCGTGCACGTTTCCGTGGTGGGCATCCTGGCGATGGAGGCCGGCGTTGCCGTCGCGCTGCTGGCGGGGTTCTCTCGGCGACAGACGCGCATCGCCATCCAGCAGCAGCACGAGCTGCTTGAGCGCACCGTGTTGATGCGCGAAGAGCAGACGAGGGCCGACGTGCTGACGTCGCGACAGGAGCTGGCCCGGGAGATCCACGACGTGTTGGCACACAGCCTCGGCGGTCTGGTAATCCAACTGGATGCGACGGATGCGCTTCTCGAATCCGGCCGCGTCGACGAGGCGGCCGCGCGGGTGCGCGACGCTCGGGCACTGGCTGCGTCGGGGCTCGGTGAAGCCCGCCGCGCCATCGACGCGTTACGCGACCCGGATGCGACGAGTGCAAGTGGTCGGGCCGGCGGGGCCGGCGTGGGCGCAGTCGGGGCGGGTGTAGACGCAGCGGGCGCAGGCTTGGACACAGCGGGCGCGGGCTTGGACGCAGCGGGCGCGGATGTCGGTGTGGCCGGTGTGGACGCAGCGGGCGCGGGCGCCGATATCTCGACCGCCGACATCTCGACCGCGATTGCCGACCTCGTGGCAGCTCACCAGCGCCTCGGTGGGCCGATCCGGTACACGGAGACCGGTGAGGTCCACGCCGTCGCGGCCGCAACGGCGGTCGCTTTCCGCCGAACAGCCCAGGAGTCGCTGAGCAACGCGCGCAAGCACGCGCCCGGCGCGCTTGTCACAATGGAGCTGGCCTGGCACACCCGCCAGCTGACTCTGACCGTCAGCAACGAATTGGTCGGTGCGGGCGATCAGGCTGCGGCGGCAGCCGAGCTGGCAGCGAGTGGTGGCGGCAACGGCCTGCGCGGCATGCGCGAGCGGTTCGACGCATTGCCCGGAGGTCGCATCGACGCGCAAGTGCGCGAAGATAGTTTCGTGATTTCGGCCGAGGCGGACCTTCTGTGACGGACGACATCGGTGCTGACGACATCGGCAGGGACGACATCGGTGCTGACGACATCGGCGTGCGCGACGCGGGGGCGGGCGGGGCTGTCGGCGATGCCGGAGACGCTGGCGCACGCATCCGGGTGCTGGTTGCGGATGATCAGGCGATCATCCGCGATGGCTTGGTCACGGTGCTCGGTCTGCTGCCGGACATGCTCGTCGTCGGCGAGGCCGCGGACGGCGAGGAGGCCTGCACGCTCGTCGGCGAGCAGACCCCGGATGTTGTGCTCATGGACTTGCGGATGCCCGTGCTCGACGGCGCGGCGGCAACCGCGCGGATCGTGCTGGAACACCCCGGCGTGGCCGTGCTCGTGCTGACGACGTTCGCCGACGACGCGTCGATCATGGGCGCGTTGCGGGCCGGCGCTCGCGGATACCTCACGAAGGACGCCGGCCGGGCCGAGGTCGCCGCAGCGATCCGGGCGGTCGCGCGCGGACAGACGACGCTCGCCGCGGAGGTCGGTGCCCGGCTGATCGCATCCGCGGGGCGCGTGCAACCTGAGCCCAGTGACGACGCATCCGCCGGTCGAGTAGCGCCCGAGCGCAGCGAGGACGCGTATCGAGACCACGCCCACACCGGCCAGCCGGGGATCCCGATACGGTCGCAGGGCGACCTACACGATCAGCGCAGGGCAGATACCGCATCCGCACTGCGAAGCAGGTTTCCGACGTTGACGGCGCGCGAGGCTGAGGTGCTCGCGTTGATCGGCAGCGGCTTGAGCAATCCGGAGATCGCGCGCGAGCTGTTCGTGAGCGTGCCGACCGTGAAGACGCACATCAACGCGATCTTCGCGAAGCTTGCCGTGCGCGACCGGGCGCAGACGATCGCACTCGTGCTCGGTGCGTGACGCGAGGGATTCGGTG
The Rathayibacter sp. SW19 DNA segment above includes these coding regions:
- a CDS encoding spermidine synthase; the encoded protein is MAEHPSVVLKHSGFRAVIEPDRFVPGAYQLIVDGTPQSHVNLSDPSNLFFEYIQRMGHVIDLIGEPGEPITAVHLGAGALTLPRYIAATRPGSRQQVVELESELVDLVRAELPFPRGAQIRVRHGDAREVLGKFPPGLRGTVDLLVIDIFSGARTPAHVTSLEFYRDAVALLNAHGIVLVNVADGPPLAFARGQAATLGAVVANVAALAEAQVLKGRRFGNVVLVGSNAALPTDWLPRLMARGPHPAKSVSGAELRAFTADAPLVTDATALPSPPPARSIFQVRPGA
- a CDS encoding sensor histidine kinase produces the protein MSFFGDGMLGRWIGLAGFVIVSVYFGYEVWIGYDNGLAVPLSVIALLGWLVLLLTPPDLRGLRLTITLVAVATGAISVAPTNGLMIAPVVVCVMTSMASVQNPPWIGPVIALVAAGLIALGALTVHVSVVGILAMEAGVAVALLAGFSRRQTRIAIQQQHELLERTVLMREEQTRADVLTSRQELAREIHDVLAHSLGGLVIQLDATDALLESGRVDEAAARVRDARALAASGLGEARRAIDALRDPDATSASGRAGGAGVGAVGAGVDAAGAGLDTAGAGLDAAGADVGVAGVDAAGAGADISTADISTAIADLVAAHQRLGGPIRYTETGEVHAVAAATAVAFRRTAQESLSNARKHAPGALVTMELAWHTRQLTLTVSNELVGAGDQAAAAAELAASGGGNGLRGMRERFDALPGGRIDAQVREDSFVISAEADLL
- a CDS encoding response regulator transcription factor: MRDAGAGGAVGDAGDAGARIRVLVADDQAIIRDGLVTVLGLLPDMLVVGEAADGEEACTLVGEQTPDVVLMDLRMPVLDGAAATARIVLEHPGVAVLVLTTFADDASIMGALRAGARGYLTKDAGRAEVAAAIRAVARGQTTLAAEVGARLIASAGRVQPEPSDDASAGRVAPERSEDAYRDHAHTGQPGIPIRSQGDLHDQRRADTASALRSRFPTLTAREAEVLALIGSGLSNPEIARELFVSVPTVKTHINAIFAKLAVRDRAQTIALVLGA